Proteins found in one Triticum aestivum cultivar Chinese Spring chromosome 4D, IWGSC CS RefSeq v2.1, whole genome shotgun sequence genomic segment:
- the LOC123096379 gene encoding receptor kinase-like protein Xa21 codes for MKITTIMQLILGFIVCNGHVIICGSLYGNETDQLSLLEFKNAITLDPKQSLMSWNDSTHFCNWEGVHCRMKNPYRVTSLNLTNRGLVGQISPSLGNLTFLKHLLLPTNGFTGTIPPSLGHLHRLQNLYLSNNTLQGRIPSLANCSNLKALLLGRNQLVGQIPADLPSYLQVLQLSINNLTGIIPASLANTTSLNQFNVAFNNIEGNIPNEIAKLPALHILNAGSNQLTGRFQQAILNLSTLVTLILGPNHLSGEVPSNIGNSLPSLQQFALADNFFDEKIPSSLINASQIHIFDISKNNFTGLVLRSIGKLSELTKLNLEFNKLQARDKQDWEFMNSLTNCTKLNAFSVEWNHLEGHIPSSLSNLSIQLQHLYLGRNQLEGDFPSGIANLPNLIVLGMNSNQFTGAIPQWLGTLKNLQILALADNIFTGFIPSSLSNLSQLAYLLLESNQFVGNIPPSFGKLQNLAILNMSSNNLHGLVPKEIFRIPPLREIYLSFNNFDGQLPTDIGNAKQLTNLELSSNRLSGDISSTLGECASLQDIKLDWNVFSGSIPTSLRKISSLKILSVSHNNITGSIPVFLGNLQYLEQLDLSFNHLAGEVPKEGIFKNVTALRIEGNHELCGGALQLHLMACSVMPSNSTKHKLFAVLKVLIPIACMVSLAMVILLLLFWRGRHKRKSMSSPSFERNLPKVSFSDIARATEGFSTSSIGRGRYGTVYQGKLFQDGNYVAISVFNLETRGAPNSFIAECNVLRNVRHRNLVPILTACSSIDSNGNDFKALVYEFMPRGGLHGLLYSTQDYESSFDLMHITVAQRLSIVVDIADALEYLHHNNQGTIVHCDMKPSNILLDDNMTAHVGDFGLARFVVDSTVSSSDDSYSASSMAINGTIGYVAPECATGGHISTASDVYSFGIVLFEIFLRKRPTDDMFKDGLNIAKFVEMNFPSRISEIIEPEVLQDQPEFPEETLVAMKENDLDCVISVLNIGLRCTKPYPNERRNMQEVAAGLHGIKEAYLRGC; via the exons ATGAAGATTACTACAATCATGCAGTTAATCTTGGGGTTCATTGTTTGCAACGGACATGTCATCATCTGTGGCTCCCTGTATGGAAATGAGACAGACCAATTGTCACTGCTTGAATTCAAGAATGCAATCACCCTCGATCCAAAGCAATCCTTGATGTCCTGGAATGACAGTACCCACTTTTGCAATTGGGAAGGTGTTCATTGCAGGATGAAGAATCCATACCGTGTCACTTCTCTTAACCTTACAAATCGAGGTTTAGTCGGGCAAATCTCTCCTTCACTTGGAAATCTAACATTCCTAAAACATCTACTCCTACCAACAAATGGGTTTACTGGGACAATTCCTCCATCCCTTGGTCATTTGCATCGCCTTCAAAACCTCTACCTGAGCAATAACACACTGCAAGGGAGGATACCTAGTCTGGCAAACTGTTCCAACCTCAAGGCCCTATTGCTGGGTAGAAATCAACTAGTTGGGCAAATTCCTGCAGACTTGCCTTCTTACCTTCAAGTGCTGCAACTTTCAATTAACAATCTTACTGGAATCATCCCTGCTTCTCTTGCCAACACCACATCGCTAAACCAGTTTAACGTTGCGTTTAATAATATTGAGGGCAACATCCCGAATGAGATTGCCAAGTTACCTGCGCTACATATTCTGAACGCGGGTAGCAATCAATTGACAGGCAGGTTTCAACAAGCCATTTTGAACCTTTCTACTCTTGTTACCCTTATCCTTGGTCCAAATCATTTAAGTGGTGAGGTACCATCCAATATTGGTAACTCTCTACCCAGTCTCCAACAGTTCGCATTAGCCGATAACTTCTTTGATGAAAAAATCCCATCTTCTTTGATCAACGCATCCCAGATACACATTTTTGATATATCAAAAAATAATTTCACAGGTTTGGTGCTTAGGTCCATTGGCAAACTTTCTGAACTCACAAAGTTAAACCTTGAGTTCAATAAACTCCAAGCACGTGATAAGCAAGATTGGGAGTTTATGAATAGCTTAACCAATTGTACTAAGCTAAATGCCTTCTCGGTAGAGTGGAATCATCTAGAAGGCCACATACCAAGTTCATTATCCAACCTTTCCATTCAACTTCAACATCTATATTTGGGGCGGAATCAATTGGAAGGGGATTTCCCTTCTGGCATAGCAAACCTTCCGAACCTGATTGTTTTAGGAATGAATAGCAATCAATTTACAGGTGCCATTCCCCAATGGCTAGGAACTCTCAAAAATTTGCAAATACTAGCTTTAGCTGACAACATCTTTACAGGGTTTATTCCATCCTCCCTTTCCAATTTATCTCAATTGGCATATCTCCTTCTAGAATCGAACCAATTTGTTGGCAACATACCACCAAGCTTTGGAAAGCTTCAAAACCTTGCAATATTGAACATGTCCAGCAACAATCTTCATGGTTTAGTACCAAAGGAGATCTTTAGAATTCCACCACTAAGGGAAATTTATTTATCCTTTAACAACTTTGATGGACAACTTCCTACCGACATCGGTAATGCCAAACAACTCACAAATCTAGAACTCTCTTCAAATAGGCTATCTGGAGATATTTCTAGCACTTTGGGTGAGTGTGCAAGTTTGCAAGATATAAAGTTGGACTGGAATGTTTTCAGTGGAAGCATCCCCACTTCGTTACGCAAAATAAGTAGCCTAAAAATTCTCAGTGTCTCTCACAATAACATTACTGGGTCAATTCCAGTGTTTCTTGGCAACCTACAATACCTCGAGCAACTAGATTTGTCATTCAACCATCTCGCGGGGGAGGTCCCAAAAGAAGGAATCTTCAAGAATGTGACTGCTCTGCGGATTGAAGGAAATCATGAGCTTTGTGGTGGGGCTCTGCAGTTACACTTAATGGCATGTTCTGTTATGCCTTCAAATTCAACAAAGCACAAGCTGTTTGCTGTACTCAAAGTGTTAATCCCAATAGCTTGCATGGTCTCACTTGCTATGGTCATACTTCTCTTATTGTTCTGGAGGGGGAGACATAAGAGAAAATCCATGTCTTCACCATCATTTGAAAGAAATCTTCCCAAAGTTTCTTTCAGTGATATTGCTAGAGCAACAGAGGGGTTCTCAACATCCAGCATTGGAAGAGGGAGGTATGGTACTGTGTATCAAGGAAAACTATTTCAAGATGGAAATTATGTTGCCATAAGTGTCTTCAACCTGGAGACAAGGGGAGCACCAAATAGCTTCATTGCAGAATGTAATGTCTTAAGAAATGTGCGGCATCGTAATCTGGTTCCTATACTAACCGCATGCTCAAGCATTGATTCTAATGGCAATGATTTCAAAGCTCTAGTGTATGAGTTCATGCCTCGAGGAGGCTTGCATGGACTACTGTACTCAACTCAAGACTATGAGAGCTCTTTTGATTTGATGCATATTACAGTAGCTCAAAGGCTAAGCATTGTTGTGGATATAGCAGATGCACTGGAGTACCTACACCATAACAACCAAGGAACTATTGTTCATTGTGATATGAAGCCTAGCAACATTCTTTTGGATGACAATATGACAGCTCATGTTGGAGATTTTGGTCTTGCAAGGTTCGTAGTTGATTCAACGGTATCATCATCTGATGACTCATACTCAGCCTCTTCAATGGCGATAAATGGAACTATTGGATATGTTGCTCCAG AATGTGCAACAGGTGGTCATATTTCAACTGCTAGCGATGTCTACAGCTTTGGAATTGTTCTATTTGAGATATTCTTACGGAAGAGGCCGACAGATGATATGTTCAAAGATGGACTAAACATTGCGAAATTCGTTGAAATGAATTTTCCTTCCAGGATAtcagaaattattgaacctgaagtACTTCAAGATCAGCCTGAGTTTCCTGAAGAAACTCTAGTAGCCATGAAGGAAAATGACCTGGACTGTGTAATTTCAGTGCTAAACATTGGGCTCCGCTGCACCAAGCCATACCCGAACGAGCGCCGCAACATGCAGGAAGTGGCTGCAGGGCTGCATGGAATCAAGGAGGCTTATCTCAGAGGGTGCTAA